A genome region from Gardnerella vaginalis includes the following:
- a CDS encoding ABC transporter ATP-binding protein, with protein sequence MSLDVKGLSLSIGSSRILSDVSLNVKDGERVGLVGSSGSGKSMLLRAAIGLVPSNCKITGSCHVGNAQTVGANDSALANIRGKYVGVVFQQADRALNPIMNVSEQIALPLRLHYNLDEDDIQNRVKVMLEKVGLNANILNKRTFELSGGQMQRVGIATALITCPKLILADEPTTALDSVTQKDVVNMLTSLVDNMGASMLFVTHDFSVLSRAATRCYVLDSGRLVDSARVGELLENPKVHSTKQLVLAARALSLSKNNLSLSKNASSFDKNNLSFDSKSDLNKNDSNKHDSSKDDCIFKAKNVHVVLGSSKNRVEALKGVDFNLKVGESLALIGGSGSGKTTLIRSLLGLQEISEGRIEYCGKVVDTVENAKKSSLKDSAYANMRRQCSLVFQHPFAALDPRWTVRKSVAEPLEIWRKNMSSDSNIVDSRDVDSHAIDSKVDDVLNLVGLNPNVFGKRYPCELSGGQAQCVAIARALINNPKVLVADEPMSAIDVAERTRILDAFNVIRANRPNMACVFVSHDLGMIQHLASSVVVLKDGVVVESGRVNQILTNPKHSYTRELIDASTL encoded by the coding sequence ATGAGTCTTGATGTAAAAGGATTATCTCTTAGCATTGGATCTTCGCGCATTTTAAGTGATGTTTCACTTAACGTTAAAGATGGCGAGCGCGTTGGGTTAGTTGGATCTTCTGGCTCTGGTAAATCAATGCTTTTAAGAGCTGCGATTGGCTTAGTTCCTTCTAATTGCAAAATCACTGGCTCTTGCCATGTTGGCAATGCCCAAACTGTTGGCGCTAACGATTCTGCGCTTGCAAACATTCGTGGCAAGTATGTTGGCGTTGTTTTTCAGCAAGCGGATCGTGCTCTTAACCCTATTATGAATGTTAGCGAGCAAATCGCGTTACCTCTTAGGCTTCATTACAATTTAGACGAAGACGATATTCAAAATCGCGTTAAAGTTATGCTTGAAAAAGTTGGTTTAAACGCAAATATTTTAAATAAGCGCACTTTTGAGCTTTCGGGCGGTCAAATGCAACGAGTTGGGATTGCTACAGCGCTTATAACTTGCCCTAAGTTGATTCTTGCGGATGAGCCGACTACTGCTCTTGATTCTGTTACACAAAAAGATGTTGTGAATATGCTCACTTCTTTAGTTGATAATATGGGCGCTTCAATGCTTTTTGTTACTCACGATTTTTCGGTTCTTTCTCGCGCTGCTACTCGTTGCTATGTTTTGGATTCTGGGCGATTAGTCGATAGCGCGCGTGTTGGTGAATTGCTAGAAAATCCTAAGGTTCACTCTACTAAGCAGCTTGTCCTTGCGGCGCGCGCTTTAAGTCTTAGTAAAAATAATTTAAGTCTTAGTAAAAATGCTTCGAGTTTTGATAAGAATAATTTAAGTTTTGATAGTAAAAGCGATTTAAATAAGAATGATTCAAATAAGCATGATTCTTCTAAAGATGATTGCATTTTTAAAGCTAAAAACGTTCACGTTGTTTTAGGAAGCTCAAAAAACCGCGTTGAAGCATTAAAAGGCGTTGACTTTAATCTTAAAGTTGGCGAATCTTTAGCTTTAATTGGCGGATCGGGAAGTGGTAAAACAACTTTGATTCGCTCTTTGCTCGGATTGCAAGAAATAAGCGAAGGAAGAATAGAGTATTGCGGCAAAGTTGTCGACACTGTTGAAAACGCTAAAAAATCAAGTTTAAAAGACTCTGCTTACGCAAATATGAGAAGACAATGTTCGCTTGTATTTCAGCATCCTTTTGCAGCTTTAGATCCGCGTTGGACAGTTAGAAAAAGCGTTGCTGAACCGCTTGAAATATGGCGTAAAAACATGAGTTCTGACTCAAATATTGTTGATTCACGTGATGTTGATTCACATGCTATTGACTCTAAAGTAGATGATGTTTTGAATTTAGTTGGATTAAATCCTAATGTTTTTGGCAAAAGATACCCTTGCGAGCTTTCGGGCGGACAAGCTCAATGCGTTGCGATTGCTAGAGCGCTAATCAATAATCCTAAAGTTTTGGTTGCGGATGAGCCAATGAGCGCAATCGATGTTGCTGAACGCACAAGAATCTTAGATGCTTTTAATGTGATTCGCGCAAATCGCCCTAATATGGCATGCGTATTCGTTAGCCATGATCTTGGTATGATTCAGCATTTAGCGTCTAGTGTTGTTGTTCTAAAAGATGGCGTTGTTGTTGAATCGGGGCGTGTAAATCAAATTTTAACTAATCCAAAACATAGTTACACGCGTGAGCTTATTGATGCTTCTACTTTGTAA
- a CDS encoding ABC transporter permease: MIKFLRRIWRGVTGKFVCIILCLWIFVAALSFVWTPYSLLETNGYQVWQKPSLKYWLGTDGTGADMLSWLMAGSRVEILLVISTVAIASVVGFVIFSFTICRVQKIRSVSIMAVDALISIPTVLIALMLAVPLGASVLVIMLACGFGYGLNLARILRPSAVLVLKSNYVDCAISNGASRSYVLLKHVLPNILPIASVQLSLSAGTVILAESGLTYLGVGVPSGVPSWGRVLSTSVTLIHVYPLAALWPGLVVTLTVLALNLLGDVLRSVTNPANRESKNES; the protein is encoded by the coding sequence ATGATTAAGTTTTTAAGACGCATTTGGCGCGGAGTTACTGGAAAATTCGTTTGCATTATTTTGTGCTTGTGGATTTTTGTAGCTGCTCTTTCTTTTGTGTGGACGCCTTATTCTCTTCTAGAAACAAACGGATACCAGGTATGGCAAAAGCCTTCGCTAAAGTATTGGCTTGGCACAGATGGCACGGGTGCAGATATGCTTAGTTGGCTTATGGCTGGTTCTAGAGTAGAGATTTTGCTTGTTATTTCAACGGTTGCGATTGCGAGCGTTGTTGGGTTTGTGATTTTTAGTTTTACGATTTGCCGCGTTCAAAAAATTCGTTCCGTAAGCATTATGGCAGTAGATGCTTTAATTTCCATTCCTACAGTTTTGATCGCGCTTATGCTTGCTGTGCCTCTTGGAGCATCCGTTCTTGTAATTATGCTTGCATGCGGATTTGGATATGGCTTAAATCTTGCTCGTATTTTGCGACCAAGTGCTGTTCTTGTTCTTAAGTCCAACTATGTTGATTGCGCGATTTCTAATGGAGCTAGCAGAAGTTACGTTCTACTAAAGCATGTTCTCCCTAATATTTTGCCTATTGCTTCCGTTCAGCTTTCGCTTTCGGCAGGAACTGTTATTTTAGCGGAAAGCGGATTGACTTATTTAGGTGTTGGTGTTCCATCGGGAGTACCGAGCTGGGGTCGTGTTCTTTCTACTTCGGTTACTTTGATTCATGTTTATCCGCTTGCGGCTTTATGGCCTGGTCTTGTTGTCACTTTAACAGTTTTGGCTCTTAATCTTTTGGGTGATGTTTTAAGAAGTGTTACAAATCCAGCAAATAGGGAGTCTAAGAATGAGTCTTGA
- a CDS encoding ABC transporter permease encodes MKRMILQRIALFFVALLFISAIVFLALRVLPGDVAQVMAGLNAPDGKVEQLRRDLGLNKPLFVQYLEWIFGVFRGDFGVSMLTGRSVASTIAMRASITFPLIFLGLLIALAIGIPLGCLQVLHSGKASQVVARFCAITAGSVPALWGGMILIMIFGKGIGLVEFFPTQGFPTDGWRDFGSAFLSLILPALTVGIIVGSGFMRYTAASLEQISNSDIALQAMACGMTKKQMIWRVGLRLALPQLVSVIGLTFAHMIMGVMVIENLFSLPGMGMGLVRDVGLRDLISVQGNLFMLSALFLLVGFAIDVLHRLLDSRLSQDSSSE; translated from the coding sequence ATGAAGCGCATGATTCTTCAACGCATCGCGTTGTTTTTTGTAGCGCTGCTATTTATTTCTGCAATCGTATTTCTTGCTCTTAGAGTTTTACCTGGAGACGTTGCTCAAGTTATGGCTGGCTTAAATGCGCCAGATGGAAAAGTTGAGCAATTAAGACGCGATTTAGGATTAAACAAGCCCCTTTTCGTTCAATATTTAGAGTGGATTTTTGGCGTTTTTAGAGGCGATTTTGGTGTTTCAATGCTTACGGGCCGCTCCGTTGCATCCACTATTGCCATGCGTGCTAGTATAACTTTTCCACTTATTTTCCTTGGACTTTTAATTGCGCTCGCAATTGGTATTCCTCTGGGATGCTTGCAAGTTTTGCATTCTGGTAAGGCTTCGCAAGTAGTCGCAAGGTTTTGTGCTATTACAGCAGGATCTGTTCCAGCTCTTTGGGGCGGAATGATTTTAATCATGATTTTTGGCAAGGGCATTGGTTTGGTGGAGTTTTTCCCTACTCAAGGTTTTCCAACAGACGGCTGGCGAGATTTTGGTAGCGCATTTTTGTCTTTGATTCTTCCAGCGCTAACAGTTGGCATTATTGTTGGATCTGGTTTTATGCGTTACACTGCAGCATCATTAGAGCAGATTTCTAATAGTGACATTGCTTTGCAAGCTATGGCTTGTGGAATGACTAAAAAGCAAATGATTTGGCGAGTTGGCTTGCGATTAGCGTTGCCGCAGCTTGTATCCGTAATCGGCTTGACTTTTGCGCATATGATTATGGGCGTAATGGTTATTGAAAATCTGTTTTCGCTTCCTGGAATGGGTATGGGTCTTGTGAGAGATGTTGGTTTGCGAGATCTTATATCTGTTCAAGGCAATCTTTTTATGCTTTCTGCATTGTTCTTGCTTGTTGGTTTTGCGATTGACGTGTTGCATCGTTTGCTGGATTCAAGACTTAGCCAAGATTCGAGTAGTGAATGA
- a CDS encoding ABC transporter substrate-binding protein — MDNKEPKDGAYNNDATDKFYGQENAEQSQFSSSTDASLNAASKRGYKTNKRGLGKFWLVSVAIVVIAVVSAIIATFTGPQKNPASQTSSTQVSNKIVSIGLKLAPTNLDIRNQSGSSLEQLLIGNVYEGLVARNTKNQVVPSLAKSWEISKDGLKYTFHMRKGVVFSNKHKLTAKDAEWSFNELVAKKYRGSNMVGKVESAKAKDDYTFEIKLKEPNAKLLWALCSRAGLVFDKLANYDAKTQAVGSGPYLVEKFVPNDRVVLKANPCYKGINKPRTSKVVVRYFVDDVAAVDALSSGAVQALAPISGQLAKTFKADTKRYVVKAGNSTDKFVLAMNMNGERTKDKRVRQAIRYAIDHKQIIASRGGTDALLGGPIPSLDPGYEDLTNIYTHDVKRAKSLMKEAGFSESNPLHLSLTYPNIYGTQLGDQLRSQLKQIGIDLKVNIVEFTTWLHDVYNNKNYDLSMVDHNESHDFGQWADPKYYYGYNNKQVQDLYAKAMLCANTKESNKLLAKAARIVSKDAPADWLLNYKVVTAKVKNLEGMPFDINQVLLPLYNLRLS; from the coding sequence ATGGATAACAAAGAACCCAAAGATGGCGCGTACAATAACGACGCGACCGATAAATTCTATGGGCAAGAAAACGCAGAACAATCGCAATTTAGTTCTAGTACAGATGCTTCGCTTAACGCTGCGTCTAAAAGGGGATATAAAACTAATAAGCGTGGTTTAGGAAAATTCTGGCTTGTTTCTGTAGCAATCGTAGTAATTGCGGTGGTTAGCGCTATTATTGCAACGTTTACAGGTCCGCAAAAAAATCCTGCAAGTCAAACTTCCTCTACACAAGTGTCAAATAAAATTGTGTCAATTGGACTAAAACTTGCTCCTACAAATCTTGATATTCGTAATCAATCTGGCTCTTCCTTAGAGCAGTTGTTGATTGGAAACGTGTATGAAGGTCTTGTAGCTAGAAATACTAAAAATCAGGTTGTTCCATCACTTGCAAAGAGTTGGGAAATTAGCAAAGATGGCTTAAAGTACACGTTCCACATGCGTAAGGGAGTCGTGTTTTCTAACAAGCACAAGCTTACGGCTAAAGATGCTGAGTGGTCTTTTAACGAGCTTGTTGCAAAGAAGTATCGCGGATCAAACATGGTTGGAAAAGTTGAATCCGCTAAAGCTAAGGATGATTACACGTTTGAAATCAAGCTTAAAGAACCAAACGCAAAACTTTTGTGGGCATTGTGCTCTAGAGCTGGATTAGTCTTCGATAAGCTTGCGAATTATGATGCTAAAACTCAAGCTGTTGGATCTGGCCCGTATTTGGTAGAAAAGTTTGTACCGAATGACCGCGTTGTGTTAAAGGCAAATCCATGCTACAAGGGTATTAATAAGCCTAGAACATCAAAAGTTGTTGTTCGCTACTTTGTGGATGATGTTGCTGCTGTAGATGCGCTTTCTTCTGGAGCTGTTCAAGCTTTGGCGCCTATTTCCGGTCAGCTTGCTAAGACTTTTAAAGCGGATACAAAGCGCTATGTGGTTAAAGCTGGAAACAGCACCGATAAATTTGTGCTTGCTATGAACATGAATGGTGAACGAACTAAAGATAAGCGCGTGCGCCAAGCGATTCGATATGCGATTGACCATAAGCAAATTATTGCTTCACGCGGAGGCACGGATGCTTTGTTGGGTGGTCCAATTCCTTCTCTTGACCCAGGTTATGAGGATTTGACTAATATTTACACTCATGATGTTAAGCGCGCTAAGTCATTGATGAAGGAAGCTGGTTTTAGTGAATCAAATCCTTTGCATCTTTCACTTACGTACCCGAATATTTATGGAACGCAACTTGGTGACCAGTTGAGGTCTCAGCTAAAGCAGATTGGCATTGATCTGAAGGTAAACATTGTAGAATTTACTACTTGGCTTCACGACGTTTATAACAATAAAAACTACGATTTGTCTATGGTAGATCACAATGAAAGCCATGATTTTGGACAATGGGCAGATCCTAAATATTACTACGGTTACAACAATAAGCAGGTTCAGGATTTGTACGCTAAGGCAATGCTTTGCGCGAATACTAAGGAGTCTAATAAGCTTCTTGCCAAGGCTGCGAGAATCGTTAGCAAGGATGCTCCTGCAGATTGGTTGCTTAATTATAAGGTTGTTACAGCTAAGGTAAAGAATCTTGAAGGCATGCCTTTTGACATTAATCAAGTTCTTTTGCCGCTATACAACTTGCGACTTAGCTGA
- the pdxS gene encoding pyridoxal 5'-phosphate synthase lyase subunit PdxS, with the protein MAENLNTTVTVNESSDPQNKGSEDRTALNRQLAQMLKGGVIMDVTTPEQARIAEDSGACAVMALERIPADIRAAGGVSRMSDPAMIHGIQEAVSIPVMAKCRIGHFVEAQVLEAIEIDYIDESEVLSPADDVYHINKRDFAVPFVCGAKDLGEALRRINEGASMIRTKGEPGTGDVIQAVRHMRMMNSAIRKLTSMREDELFEEAKTLRVPFDLVKYVAQNGKLPVVNFAAGGVATPADAALMMQLGAEGVFVGSGIFKSGDPAKRAAAIVKAVTNYKDAKMIAKLSENLGEAMVGINEQEIKLLMANRGE; encoded by the coding sequence ATGGCTGAGAACCTGAATACTACAGTAACCGTGAACGAATCCTCGGATCCGCAAAATAAAGGCAGCGAGGACCGCACTGCTCTAAATCGCCAGCTTGCACAAATGCTTAAAGGCGGCGTAATTATGGACGTTACTACTCCAGAGCAGGCACGAATTGCTGAAGATTCTGGAGCTTGCGCAGTTATGGCGTTAGAGCGCATTCCTGCTGATATTCGCGCAGCTGGCGGCGTATCTAGAATGAGCGATCCAGCTATGATTCACGGAATTCAAGAAGCTGTGTCTATTCCTGTTATGGCAAAATGCCGTATCGGTCACTTTGTTGAAGCGCAGGTACTTGAGGCTATTGAGATCGATTACATTGACGAAAGCGAAGTGCTTAGCCCAGCAGACGACGTTTACCACATTAACAAGCGCGATTTTGCTGTGCCTTTCGTTTGCGGCGCTAAGGATTTGGGCGAGGCTTTGCGCAGGATTAACGAAGGCGCTTCCATGATTCGTACTAAGGGTGAGCCTGGAACTGGAGACGTGATTCAGGCAGTACGCCACATGCGCATGATGAATTCCGCAATTCGTAAGCTTACAAGCATGCGCGAGGATGAGCTTTTTGAGGAAGCTAAGACTTTGCGCGTGCCTTTCGATCTCGTAAAGTACGTTGCACAAAACGGCAAGCTTCCTGTTGTTAACTTCGCTGCTGGCGGTGTTGCTACCCCTGCAGATGCTGCTTTAATGATGCAGCTTGGTGCTGAAGGCGTGTTCGTTGGCTCTGGCATCTTTAAGTCTGGAGACCCAGCAAAGCGCGCTGCTGCAATCGTTAAAGCTGTGACTAACTACAAGGACGCTAAAATGATTGCTAAGCTTTCCGAGAATTTAGGCGAAGCAATGGTTGGCATTAACGAGCAGGAAATCAAGCTTTTAATGGCTAATCGCGGCGAGTGA
- the pdxT gene encoding pyridoxal 5'-phosphate synthase glutaminase subunit PdxT: protein MILADSPTTTSNCAHTVAVLAVQGAFLEHRLMLEKLGARVIELRQARDLEQSFDRLVLPGGESTVQTKLLKEQNMLEPLRERIANGMPVLGTCAGLILLAKNVEGNEVSGFGTLDVTVKRNAYGRQLGSFHYESEFGNLGKVPMTFIRAPYIVQVGPNAETLATVDGNVVAARQGNQIGTAFHPELDEDTRIHQLFLDL, encoded by the coding sequence ATGATTTTGGCAGACTCACCTACTACTACTTCTAACTGCGCGCACACTGTAGCAGTTTTAGCTGTTCAAGGAGCTTTTCTTGAGCATCGCTTAATGCTAGAAAAACTTGGCGCGCGCGTTATTGAGCTTCGTCAAGCACGCGATTTAGAGCAATCTTTTGACCGCCTTGTTTTGCCTGGCGGCGAAAGCACTGTGCAAACTAAGCTTCTTAAAGAGCAAAATATGCTCGAACCTTTGCGCGAGAGAATTGCAAACGGAATGCCTGTTCTTGGCACTTGTGCAGGCTTGATTTTGCTTGCAAAAAACGTGGAAGGTAACGAAGTTAGCGGATTTGGCACGCTAGACGTTACTGTTAAGCGCAACGCTTACGGCCGCCAGCTTGGAAGCTTCCACTACGAATCTGAGTTTGGAAATCTTGGCAAAGTGCCGATGACATTTATTCGCGCGCCTTATATTGTGCAAGTCGGTCCTAATGCCGAAACTCTTGCAACAGTAGATGGCAACGTTGTGGCTGCTCGTCAAGGAAATCAAATCGGAACAGCTTTCCACCCAGAGCTTGACGAAGACACTAGAATCCATCAGCTCTTCTTAGATTTGTAA
- a CDS encoding glycoside hydrolase family 13 protein — translation MINRQAILHRPLSQYAYSTAEYCLTIRLRAAKNNLCSCVLHYGNRVDLTPLDKFRTLKMEKIASDDYFDYYEANISSDLDRVCYYFEMQDADERLYLYADTIATDFPEDRTEVYQFPFIRREEISDVPNWLKEAVVYNIFPDSFADSKRGISCTAKDYFDEKTGQTLHTRLGGTIRGIIENLDYIEDLGFNCLYLNPIFKAAEYHRYDLLDYYHVCPNLGTDDDFRELVSEVHNRGMHIIIDGVFNHSSWYFFAFDDVVKNGENSRYKDWFYGLKFPVVRPQDGQRPNYTCFAYERKMPKLNTSNPEVRDYFMDVCRYWLEDFDVDGWRLDVANEVDKDFWRAFRAVAKKTKKDSVLIAEIWENSERWLQGDMFDSTMNYEFRKVCRDFFAFGKINAREFNSRFVDMLLRYPFPIVQGQLNLLDSHDVSRFRSLCTQSSSDACDFSTVDKRFRLAELCLLTSVGAPSVFYGDELGVVGFEECDYRAPMPWENPVKDNRDLFRELIKLRRSNDCFIHGNFRVLDYDERGKFVFARATDSKRVVVALNAFNESNDSFSALPDCEPIISYNYDAQNHALGAFGYAIFEVK, via the coding sequence ATGATAAATCGTCAAGCAATATTGCACCGACCACTTTCACAATATGCGTATTCTACGGCAGAATATTGTTTAACAATTCGCTTGCGTGCAGCAAAGAATAATCTTTGTTCATGCGTTTTGCATTACGGAAATCGCGTTGATTTGACTCCGTTAGATAAGTTCCGCACGCTGAAAATGGAAAAGATTGCGAGCGACGATTACTTTGACTACTATGAAGCAAATATAAGCAGCGATTTGGATAGAGTTTGTTATTACTTTGAGATGCAAGATGCGGATGAGCGCTTGTATCTGTACGCCGATACTATTGCGACTGATTTTCCAGAAGATCGTACAGAAGTCTACCAGTTCCCATTTATTCGCCGCGAGGAGATTAGCGACGTTCCCAATTGGCTTAAAGAGGCTGTTGTTTACAACATTTTCCCAGATAGTTTTGCAGATTCTAAGCGTGGCATAAGTTGCACAGCAAAAGATTATTTTGATGAGAAAACTGGTCAAACTTTGCACACTCGTTTGGGTGGAACAATTAGAGGCATAATAGAAAATCTTGATTATATTGAGGATTTGGGCTTTAATTGCCTGTATTTAAATCCTATTTTTAAAGCTGCAGAATACCACCGTTACGATCTTCTTGACTATTACCACGTTTGCCCTAATTTGGGAACGGATGACGATTTTAGGGAGCTTGTTAGCGAGGTTCATAATCGCGGCATGCACATAATTATTGACGGCGTTTTTAATCATTCTAGTTGGTATTTCTTCGCGTTTGACGATGTTGTTAAAAATGGTGAAAATTCGCGATACAAGGATTGGTTCTATGGATTAAAGTTCCCTGTTGTGCGCCCTCAAGATGGTCAGCGCCCAAACTATACGTGTTTTGCGTATGAGCGTAAAATGCCAAAGCTCAATACTTCTAATCCCGAAGTTCGCGACTATTTTATGGACGTTTGCCGCTATTGGCTTGAAGATTTTGATGTTGACGGTTGGCGTTTGGATGTTGCTAATGAGGTTGATAAAGACTTTTGGCGTGCCTTCCGCGCTGTTGCTAAAAAGACTAAAAAAGATAGTGTGCTAATTGCGGAGATTTGGGAGAATTCTGAGCGTTGGCTGCAAGGAGACATGTTTGACTCCACTATGAACTACGAATTCCGCAAAGTTTGCCGCGATTTCTTTGCTTTTGGCAAGATTAATGCGCGCGAGTTTAATAGTCGATTTGTAGATATGCTTTTAAGATACCCATTCCCGATTGTTCAAGGTCAATTGAATTTGCTTGATAGCCATGACGTTAGTCGCTTTAGAAGCTTGTGTACTCAAAGCTCTTCGGATGCTTGCGACTTTTCTACGGTAGATAAGCGATTCCGCTTGGCTGAGCTTTGTTTGCTTACATCTGTTGGAGCTCCAAGCGTGTTCTACGGTGATGAGCTTGGTGTAGTTGGTTTTGAAGAGTGTGATTATCGCGCACCTATGCCTTGGGAAAATCCTGTAAAGGATAATCGCGATTTGTTCCGCGAACTCATAAAATTACGTAGAAGCAACGATTGCTTTATTCATGGCAATTTTAGGGTTCTTGACTATGATGAGCGCGGAAAGTTTGTGTTTGCGCGAGCAACTGATTCTAAGCGCGTTGTTGTGGCTTTAAATGCGTTCAATGAATCTAATGATTCGTTTAGTGCTTTGCCTGATTGTGAGCCGATTATTAGCTACAATTATGATGCTCAAAATCATGCTCTTGGAGCCTTTGGATACGCGATTTTTGAGGTAAAATAG